A single window of Sphingobacteriales bacterium DNA harbors:
- a CDS encoding metal-dependent hydrolase — translation MEISSSKKPDAKIRKVNFQFEKPFPKHWYNNNPIATHFMNAQHLAFPDGEKFFIRSVKAFADIYKNNPELKRRVNNFIGQEGTHYAEHQKFWDIMESQDIEPMKFVDVFRKTAWNGLEKSARKNLNKNRFADKLCLSITVGLEHYTAMLAESGILNKEITERMPAEMKDLFMWHAAEEIEHKAIPFDVLKAVDDSYALRVGGMAIASWGLWFYLGLGTVMLTANDKDIKTKDIPKYTFEFLYNFRKSFGGTISKQFGQYFRKDFHPDQIDNYHLAEELLAGKTYA, via the coding sequence ATGGAAATAAGTAGCTCTAAAAAACCAGATGCAAAAATTAGAAAAGTAAATTTTCAATTTGAAAAACCTTTTCCAAAGCATTGGTACAACAACAATCCTATCGCTACACACTTTATGAATGCGCAACATTTGGCATTTCCAGATGGAGAAAAATTTTTCATTAGAAGTGTAAAAGCATTTGCAGATATCTACAAAAACAATCCAGAACTAAAAAGAAGAGTAAATAATTTTATTGGGCAAGAAGGCACACATTACGCAGAACATCAGAAATTTTGGGACATCATGGAATCTCAAGATATAGAACCTATGAAGTTTGTTGATGTTTTTAGAAAAACAGCTTGGAATGGTTTGGAAAAATCTGCAAGAAAAAATTTAAACAAAAATAGATTTGCAGATAAACTGTGTTTGAGCATAACTGTTGGTTTAGAACATTACACAGCAATGTTGGCAGAAAGTGGCATTTTAAACAAAGAAATTACGGAGAGAATGCCAGCAGAAATGAAAGATTTATTTATGTGGCATGCAGCCGAAGAAATTGAACACAAAGCCATTCCTTTTGATGTACTCAAAGCAGTTGATGATAGTTATGCATTAAGAGTTGGTGGTATGGCGATTGCATCTTGGGGATTGTGGTTCTATCTTGGTTTAGGTACAGTAATGCTGACTGCGAATGACAAAGACATTAAAACAAAAGACATACCTAAATATACTTTTGAATTTCTGTACAATTTCAGAAAATCATTTGGTGGCACTATTTCCAAGCAATTTGGTCAATATTTTAGAAAAGATTTCCATCCAGACCAAATTGACAACTATCATTTAGCTGAAGAATTATTGGCTGGAAAAACTTACGCATAA
- a CDS encoding DoxX family protein — translation MQQNNTFILRVALAIILLTHALGGMFNGGINDFGNLFLNQIGFAPVGVPLAWAIKISHILAAICLLTNKFIKPAAVITIFILIMGIILVHGKEGWFVVGGGRNGVEYNFLLIVVLIYLIFPNININKK, via the coding sequence ATGCAACAAAACAACACATTTATACTTAGAGTAGCATTGGCTATTATTCTATTAACACATGCATTAGGTGGAATGTTTAATGGTGGCATTAATGATTTTGGAAATTTATTTTTAAATCAAATTGGATTTGCACCAGTTGGTGTACCATTGGCATGGGCAATAAAAATTTCGCACATTTTAGCAGCAATATGCTTACTTACAAATAAGTTTATAAAACCAGCAGCAGTTATTACTATATTTATTTTGATAATGGGCATTATTTTAGTACATGGCAAAGAAGGTTGGTTTGTAGTTGGTGGTGGCAGAAATGGTGTAGAATACAATTTTCTATTGATTGTAGTATTAATTTATCTAATATTTCCGAATATAAACATCAACAAAAAATAA
- a CDS encoding methionyl-tRNA formyltransferase, with translation MHTNDLRIVFMGTPEFAVPSLDILIKNKYNVVGVVTATDKPAGRGNNIQQSAVKKYALENNLHILQPEKLKSAEFINELKSLDANLFIVVAFRMLPEVVWQMPSLGTFNLHASLLPQYRGAAPINWAVINGDTETGATTFFLQHEIDTGNIILQDKIEIKDDDNAGAVHDKLMILGSNLVLKTVKIIAENNVTQKPQIINSELQNLKHAPKLFKETCLIDWNKPANEVHNLIRGLSPYPAAYTFLDNKILKIYQSKISDRIGDQAIISDNKTYLSFKCNDTYLDVLELQLEGKKRIKIDEFLRGYKISN, from the coding sequence ATGCATACTAACGACCTAAGAATTGTATTTATGGGAACACCAGAATTTGCTGTTCCATCATTAGATATTTTAATAAAAAACAAATATAATGTTGTTGGTGTTGTAACAGCAACAGACAAACCAGCAGGAAGAGGAAATAATATACAACAATCAGCAGTAAAAAAATATGCATTAGAAAACAATTTACATATTCTACAACCTGAAAAATTAAAATCTGCAGAATTTATTAATGAACTCAAATCTTTAGATGCTAATCTTTTTATAGTTGTTGCTTTTAGAATGCTGCCAGAAGTTGTTTGGCAAATGCCATCATTAGGTACTTTTAATTTACATGCATCATTGCTACCACAATATCGTGGTGCAGCACCAATAAATTGGGCAGTTATTAATGGTGACACAGAAACTGGTGCTACCACATTTTTTTTACAACATGAAATTGATACTGGAAATATAATTCTTCAAGATAAAATAGAAATAAAAGATGATGATAATGCTGGTGCTGTGCATGACAAATTAATGATACTAGGTTCAAATCTTGTATTAAAAACCGTAAAAATAATTGCGGAAAATAATGTAACACAAAAACCACAAATCATAAATTCTGAATTACAAAATTTAAAACATGCGCCAAAATTATTTAAAGAAACATGTTTAATAGATTGGAATAAGCCAGCAAATGAAGTTCACAATTTAATTCGTGGATTATCGCCATATCCTGCTGCTTATACATTTTTAGACAATAAAATACTTAAAATATATCAATCAAAAATTAGTGATAGAATAGGCGATCAAGCAATTATTTCAGACAACAAAACTTATCTATCATTTAAGTGCAACGACACTTATTTAGATGTTTTAGAATTACAATTAGAAGGTAAAAAAAGAATCAAAATAGATGAATTTTTAAGAGGTTATAAAATTTCAAATTAG
- a CDS encoding PorT family protein codes for MRTFIVIVFCFIACKYSYSKIEVNVGGKAGMNMSHIRKIQNPEGFKKKQNLGSNIGALVRVNINSFIGVQTEILFTQKGQRWMSKTDSTKSYSRFVNNYIEVPLMAVARFGSEKTKAVVYLGTYFGYWAGAYTQNSTQQDKQTISKSNVDYKLTSYDNRFDLGMASGVGVDFKLGNGYLELAARHNLGLMNRTTNKSNKQYNCNFNFSISYLFKATK; via the coding sequence ATGAGAACTTTCATTGTTATTGTGTTTTGTTTTATTGCTTGTAAATATTCTTACTCAAAGATTGAGGTAAATGTAGGTGGAAAAGCAGGAATGAACATGTCGCACATTAGAAAAATACAGAATCCTGAAGGATTTAAGAAAAAACAAAATCTAGGCTCAAATATAGGTGCATTGGTTCGTGTAAATATTAATTCATTTATTGGCGTGCAAACAGAAATTCTTTTTACACAAAAAGGACAACGTTGGATGAGCAAAACCGATAGTACAAAAAGCTATAGTAGGTTTGTAAATAATTACATAGAAGTACCTTTGATGGCTGTTGCAAGATTTGGCTCAGAGAAAACTAAGGCAGTTGTGTACTTAGGTACTTATTTTGGATATTGGGCAGGTGCATACACACAAAATAGTACACAACAAGACAAGCAAACAATATCTAAGTCTAATGTAGATTATAAACTCACATCTTATGATAATAGATTTGATTTAGGAATGGCTAGTGGTGTTGGTGTAGATTTTAAATTAGGTAATGGTTATTTAGAATTGGCAGCAAGACATAATTTAGGTTTGATGAATAGAACAACAAACAAGAGCAATAAACAATATAATTGCAATTTCAATTTTTCGATTTCTTACTTATTTAAAGCAACAAAATAA
- the prmA gene encoding 50S ribosomal protein L11 methyltransferase has translation MFVYTLIKFDITQKEIILALISDIEMIEGIEEKDIEIEAYADDTTDFESQLKEIQNVIPFEYTKVELQQKNWNEIWESNFEPVIINEKIGIRAVFHPTINNVIQEIIIQPKMSFGTGHHATTAQVIKSMQLYNFKNKKVLDLGSGTAILAIYAEMLGANEVLAIDNDEWCFENAQENIALNHTKHVEPKLGNLEDILEEQYDVVLANIHKNYHLEHIAHYDEILKNGAYILLSGFYENDAQEILNKALEYNLIANYYTAQDNWVCMVLQKNN, from the coding sequence ATGTTTGTCTACACACTAATAAAATTTGATATTACTCAAAAGGAAATAATATTGGCATTAATTTCTGATATAGAAATGATAGAAGGCATTGAAGAAAAGGATATAGAAATTGAAGCCTATGCTGATGATACTACAGATTTTGAATCGCAATTGAAGGAAATACAGAATGTAATTCCATTTGAATACACAAAAGTAGAACTACAGCAAAAGAATTGGAATGAGATATGGGAAAGTAATTTTGAGCCAGTAATTATAAATGAAAAAATTGGAATAAGAGCAGTGTTTCATCCAACAATTAATAATGTAATACAAGAAATTATAATACAACCTAAGATGTCTTTTGGTACAGGACATCATGCAACTACAGCACAAGTGATAAAATCAATGCAGTTGTATAATTTTAAAAATAAAAAAGTTTTAGACTTAGGTTCAGGTACAGCAATTCTTGCCATATATGCTGAAATGCTTGGTGCTAACGAAGTATTAGCAATAGATAATGATGAATGGTGTTTTGAAAATGCACAAGAAAACATTGCACTCAATCATACAAAGCATGTTGAACCAAAATTAGGAAATTTAGAAGATATTTTAGAGGAACAGTACGATGTTGTTTTGGCTAATATTCATAAAAATTACCATTTAGAACATATTGCGCATTATGATGAAATTTTAAAAAATGGTGCATATATTTTATTGAGTGGTTTCTACGAAAATGATGCACAAGAAATACTAAATAAAGCATTGGAATATAATTTGATAGCAAATTATTATACAGCTCAAGATAATTGGGTGTGTATGGTATTGCAAAAAAATAATTAA